Sequence from the Amaranthus tricolor cultivar Red isolate AtriRed21 chromosome 1, ASM2621246v1, whole genome shotgun sequence genome:
aaatgtaaggcttaacgactaagaaataacttaataattttaaatccaacaaagggtcttacaacataagaaaagactgaaatgtaatctatgtccatataaaatttaaacaacctaaggtaaaatttaaactgaaatacaactctaataaaagctatatttctaagtgatcctcactccacgattcccatgccatcaataacctgcaacataagaatgcaagaaaaacaaaggaaaaacttccaaaatcaggaaatcgagtaattccaactccatcccgtaaaacgattaagctTGAaaagtatttaagaaaataaaatatatagctgagtttaaaagaaaaacaattttaaaaaaacaatatataatatcacataaaccaatttattaatttgatatttaataatgacaaacacataatcaatttttaatttgagggaacgagaacgccagtaggccgaggctttacccctatatctacttcatcaagaggtcgtaaccccaaataattcaaggccagcagagtagtctcagagaaccctagtgtgcacatcccttctacttggatcacaacaaatagaagaaagaccaaacatcgtatcaagtatcagaaataataatacatgtcggcagctatactaaccaaacaggacaacctgttcatcacccttatacttggatcacaacaaatataagagcttcatttccctcgtgttacactttacgtgatttaatatattttaataattagtcgcgtgcacacaaacatataatcaaacataccttatacattttattttatgatcataaattttcccaagaaaaatatatctcaagaatattcaattgcaattttaatatcataatattttcatcccaaattcaatcgcatttacaatcattattaaaataatatataactttcatcaaaataataatattataaatatttctctttcaaaattaaaccgtatctaatttcgttattaatataaattttatcaaaatcgtaattataaattcaagtttgacaaaaataatagtagatataatttgagaatatataaaacacaatatcatacaaaataatgtcatatcaaatttaaacacattaattatcacttagcacataatactaacgggatagtcctaattagatggacattgagaattaccttgtcacgcgatcctagacaacatACGCTcttaataatctctgtctacgaatccgctgtctacacgataaaataagatatctcaatttaataccccaatcaacccatcgaaataaataaattaaaagaccctcgatttatattttataatttatttaaaatgacaaattttaaaatgtagttaaaatttttaagattaGTAGAAATggttttaaaagaaaaggattaagtttaaataataattaaaaaggatttataaaaaagaaaaaaaagaaaatatataaaataaataaataaaattgtcaTACTTTTAGATTAGGAAATGGGTCACAAGTACCCAACCCACGAAGAAAACAGAagaaaagaagagagagaaggagaaagggagaaggaagaaggagaaggtgccgaccggcggtggctccggtggccgccgtcgcacgccggtggtatcccggtgactGTCATATTGCCGGAAAATTAAGGTcagaaataattttatttttattttttatcaaatacaaaatgtgtaatttggattgaaattggtagaacaatattataaagagatgaaattacatACCTTTTTGTAGCAagaaaaggaagtgtgagtaataatgtgaatgaaattaagggtaattggtttaatttataataattatgtgAGATTgattataagatttagagggagaagtaggaagttatttgttaatggaaagttatatttttattttttaatttttaaaatttctgaaatttatttatttattattattattatttaaaaaaacggATATTACAATTTCACAGGGAGACGGCTTAATATGGGATAAACCAATTATATAATTTCATTAACCATCCCACATATTCAACCACAGTACAATAGCAGATTTCAAGCGTCTACAAATGTGGCCAAACAATGGCCTGTCTGTTGTGTAAATACCATGATGAGTTTATCGTAAATGCCATCGCAAGAAGAAATAGATGCCCAGCACACAAATGAAACTTCCAAGCAAAAACATAAACTGAGCATATGAAAACAAAGCGAATTTCAGTGCATCATTGATTCGTATGCTTCAGCAGATACAATAACCAACGCTTCGCACTAATACCAAGACAATGTATACTCTTATCACCTGTGCGGTCCTCTTACGCTAAACTAATGCAACAAGACCAGCAAGGGAAGCGCCACACAAAATCAAGCTTACCATAACAAACAGCAGCAGAATAGAGAttattagcaaaaaaaaatgtAGAAGCTAATCAAAATCTCATCTTTTGGcctcaaaatatataaaatgtcTACTACAATGTACTGAATTGAAAAACCCAGTAATATCATTCTTATCACAATTACTGTCTCAAAATAGAAAGCTAGTTCAAAGATATAAAGGGCTAGTTCCAACACTTCAATGATGCAAAAATGGAGTTAATGCCCGAAAAGTACCAAAATCAACACCTCCACAGCTCACTTTAAGCAGATGCAGCAGCTCCTTGCTTCCTAGGTGCAGCTTGAGTGCCTAAACCAACCACACAATCATAGTTCAACAACCCAACAAACAAACCTAAACAAGCACATTAGAAAATGCTCTATCAACAAAATACCTTCTCTGAAACCAGTCTTGAAACGACGTGGAACATTGCGAAGATACCTCATGCGGCCAGTTCCTGTAGTCTTTCTTCTAATTGCCTTCACACTCCAGTTATCTAAATTTCCACAAACATAAAGACCAAATCCAAATTAGAAAACCCATTTTCAATAATATCCTCCTCATAAAGATCAGAAACTAAAGCAAGTTTTCATCATATATGATCCAATGAAAACcaataattcaaaaatgaacaaaaggTCCAAAGATTTAGCAATGGAACAAATACCCAAACTATCCaatatactttctctgtttttaAGTCGCTTCCAAACCAACTTttgcattgttcatcattttatgttattttacaaGAAAAAACAATCGTGTGGGAACTCATTTTATTTGCAGCACACCGCATAATTTCATAATatgaaatttcataatttttaatgtatCACTTTTCTATAAATTGAATTTCTGATGGAAAATTCAGATAATTAATATTCTTCATTTAGTTAATGGAAAACTCTATAGAGGGAATGGAGGTGTTGGGACGAGAGAGTGGTGTAACATCGTTAATTTACAAAGTgatagaaattttttttcccATGTATTCCCTTTTAATTACCTTGTCAAACAAAACGGAAAATAACTGTTTTCCGTCATAATTAGGTTGATAATCTCCCCTTTTATTCATCTTCCTTCTTGCCATTTTGTTCTCTAGACCTTCATTTCCCTTTTAGATCCATCTCAACTGACCTAAATTTTTATAGTTTGACCTTTATTTTCCTCCTAGATATTTGCCGAATACAATCACGCCCTAAATGTATCAGCAAATTTATATCACCAATACCTAGTAATCAATACAACTTTTCAATGATATAAAAACGGATGCATAGATAAAATCAATCAAATACCTAATATATAATCCAAGATCTATCGAACAACATATACACTTATAAAATCTAATTTGCTCTATTCTTCAAAGTTATTTCTTACAATTGAAAAACCCAGATCAACGATAAGtagaaaacaaacaaagaagagaagaaattcaaaaaaaaagtcgagaaaagagaaagagaagagcaTACATTTGCGAGTGCGAGCAGCAGGGAAAGCACAAGCGGAGCAACGGCTCTTCTGAAGATGGAAACTACGGCGACCACATCTCACACACAAAGTATGAGTCTTGTTCCTCCTCTTTCCAAAACTTCCTGTTCCTTTACCCTAATTAtcaccaaacaaacaaaaataaaaatgttaatcGTCAAAAGAATAAAATTGATAGATTGTAGATGATAGATTGAAAGACgaagaagaagagagaaaagggaaggaaggaagaagaatcacCATTGCAGAAGTAGAAGAAGCAGAACAATGAAATGGCGAAAGAGAAAAGAGGAAATGTGAGCGGCGTTATAGTGTGTGATTAATACGTTTAGGGTTTTGATGGGTTATCTTTGGGGGCAGGACGCCAGGACAATGTGGGATGTAGTGGGCCGGGTTGAGTCAACTGGAGGATGGATACATATCTCTCTTGTTGTTGGATCTTCAGCCCATATTTGCAATTATCTCTTAAAGAGACGAACTCAAATAAGAAGCCcgcatttttattttctctttaatttgtattaattgggatATTTAGCTCAGATATCTAATATATCTCTcggagagaccatctctcacaacaatttgtgatttGCAATTACTTTGTTCAATAACACCACTAAATACTGGGAGTCTGGAAACAACTCTTGCATGAAATCGTGTCGCAACGAGACATATTCATATaaagagtttgaatttaaaaaataagttttctaATAACCAAAGTATCAGTTCAGTTGGACTATTTAGACCATTTTAATTATATCTCACAATAAGACCGTCTTAAATGAATATTTGTGAAATACTagataacattaaaaaaaaaacaaattcttaattaatttaCTAGGATAAATAATTGAGAAAATGCAAATACATGAGCTTaagaaaatcttttttttttttatgtatttttagagaGCAAAATTAGTTCTAACTAACAACAAACTTTACTCATCTTTGATGTGCAACTTATAGAACTATGTCAAACTAGTGATGTGTAAACCAAGCTAACTACTATACAAAATTACAAATAGAAATTGACTCGTCTTTGACCTAAACGAATCAAGCATGATGAAATTATTATACTATCATTAGTAATTAGTATCATATGTATAATTAGTGCGTTTTTGTGCTtggttttgtgaaaaatattatttttaaatatataatagcTTTTTATAAATACTATTTTAATCATTCAACGGAATTGATTTGTTAGAACTCACTTACATCCACATGTAAAGGTTGAAATCTTTTTTGAAATCACCCAAGAAGACATAAGATTAGTTAGTTTGAGTGAAACTTACTTACATCCACATGTAAAGATGAGCAAATATGTACATGACTCTTAAGTAAACAACGAACAAagagaaaaaacaaaatatgagaatttttttaccacttaaatcacaaataattttacaattattattattatacgaAATTACAAAACTCACTCAAATACTTAAAAGTGATTGTCTCATCAAACTCAAAAAGTTTCATTGTGTTTACTCATACAATAGTGCTCGTCCAAGCATATAAGTAACTTGTCCAAGCTTGTGTCGCCAAGCTTGCTATATCCGAGTATTAAACTGCTAATTCGAACACGAACCAAAGTGTGTATTTAGCCTAGCATCCTACAATATACTCGTGCTGGCAAGATCATCCAACCAGCTAATACATTGCAAATTGCTAAGTACTTGCATGAGCAAGGATTCCAACAAGTCTTTTCCTCCCTATACGCACATAGCTTGCACAAGTTATCCTCGTGTTTGTCCAAGCATGAGCACATAACAAACAATTGTTTGCCTAAAAAATACTCACTTGTTTTAGCCTTACTCTTGTAACATAGTATTTccattcaaaattttcaaatcaaatctcttgtcaaactaaaaaaaaaaaaaaaaagcaaaagtgAATGACGCTCCCGGTATTCCGCACAAGGCAAGGTCCGGGTAGGGGGTTTtatttttcctgaaagatgcggacaaatcatacTCGTTCCCCAAGGAGGAAGTAAAGAGAGATGTGTGCAGTGAAGAAACCCCCAATTGATACCTGCGCTCAGTAAGGGTTGAACCCCAAACGTTCTGCTCCACATGCAGATgctctaaacaataaaattatatgtaGAAAATCATATTTTAAACCAAGCCTCCACTTAAACAAATATTTTCAACTATTATCAATTACTCAATTGAATTCATGTAGTCATGTATATAAGCAACTATGACTATTTAGTATCTACCAACTATTAAACAAATGTATCTAAACCAAACTATACACTTCAAATTAACAAGATGAACAAGATACATGAACcccattaacaaaaaaattttaatgatgattgaagGTTGTGATTGGCAAAGATGTTGGACCATCAACAACTAgatattagtaataaaaaaaggcATGCATTACAACCATTAGTTGATAAAATTCTAAACACTAAAAAAAGTTTTCTATAATTGATTGTTGCAAAAATGCATAAGCGCCTAAAGTGAGGTTTCTTT
This genomic interval carries:
- the LOC130813959 gene encoding 60S ribosomal protein L37-3, with product MGKGTGSFGKRRNKTHTLCVRCGRRSFHLQKSRCSACAFPAARTRKYNWSVKAIRRKTTGTGRMRYLRNVPRRFKTGFREGTQAAPRKQGAAASA